The following proteins are co-located in the Leptospira weilii genome:
- a CDS encoding anti-CBASS protein Acb1 family protein, translating to MARKRRSYYKNLGIDTSVRVAKLDSSESVARLDTLMHMASGKGIIGRDKLRGVTPNPERISPSTARALYESNGFLANIVDSVAEDATRAWIEIETNRDKDDRDSGRKGLNISRILMNEMEEFKLQEKITEHIQGSRMNHGGSLIFWGIKSDIPQTDYMLRQPMPETIRNLEFINVIDASRVSVRRKTSDPLSKYYNEPICSVSGVELDSTRAHWLVNSWNWDSQRGISLIEKVYDGIIAIDTALWSTTSLIFEMAVKVLTTDKLDSASPAKTMEFLRLLRHTLSTQSTAMLGKDETLTRLGSSGISDSQLETLFSFIFKVLSGLSKIPISKILGRTQSVINIGNSDPSDDVSYFEDVSRFQELKVRPIIDQFIKLRIRSTEGQIYKLLNGDFASLDWTFKFKTLCKSSPASEADTNLKNAQADQIYITIGSLSPGEVKQKRFPEMENFDYSQDGGHLDFTEPDLSNPEELNSPVQQ from the coding sequence ATGGCCCGCAAACGTCGCAGTTATTACAAGAACTTAGGAATCGATACATCCGTCCGAGTCGCAAAGTTAGACTCCTCCGAATCCGTTGCCCGGCTTGATACGCTGATGCACATGGCATCTGGGAAAGGGATCATAGGAAGGGATAAGCTTCGAGGTGTTACACCGAATCCAGAACGAATTTCCCCGAGCACTGCACGCGCGCTTTACGAATCAAACGGTTTCCTCGCCAACATAGTCGATTCTGTCGCGGAAGATGCGACAAGGGCGTGGATCGAAATAGAAACAAATCGAGATAAGGATGATCGAGATTCAGGTAGAAAAGGTCTGAACATTTCCAGAATCTTAATGAATGAAATGGAGGAGTTCAAGCTTCAAGAGAAAATCACAGAACACATTCAAGGTTCTCGAATGAATCATGGAGGTTCTCTGATCTTTTGGGGAATTAAATCGGATATTCCACAAACCGATTACATGCTTCGCCAGCCAATGCCGGAGACGATTCGGAATCTTGAATTCATAAACGTGATCGATGCGAGTCGCGTTTCCGTAAGGAGAAAAACGAGCGATCCGCTTTCTAAATATTATAACGAGCCGATTTGTTCTGTATCTGGCGTAGAATTAGACTCCACCCGAGCGCACTGGCTAGTCAATAGTTGGAATTGGGATTCTCAGCGGGGAATTTCCTTAATAGAAAAAGTCTACGATGGAATCATTGCGATCGATACAGCACTTTGGTCCACAACATCTCTGATTTTTGAGATGGCCGTCAAGGTCCTTACTACCGACAAACTGGACTCTGCGTCTCCCGCAAAGACGATGGAGTTTCTTCGATTATTAAGGCATACTCTATCCACTCAGTCCACTGCGATGCTTGGAAAAGATGAAACACTAACTCGTCTGGGTAGCTCGGGAATATCCGATTCACAACTCGAAACACTTTTTTCTTTCATTTTTAAAGTTTTATCAGGTCTCTCAAAGATACCTATTTCAAAAATATTAGGACGAACACAATCCGTAATCAATATCGGCAATAGCGATCCATCGGACGACGTAAGTTACTTCGAGGACGTTTCTCGTTTTCAAGAACTCAAAGTGCGTCCCATCATAGACCAATTTATCAAATTAAGAATCCGCTCGACCGAAGGACAGATTTACAAACTTCTAAACGGTGACTTTGCGTCTCTCGATTGGACGTTTAAATTTAAGACGTTGTGTAAATCTTCTCCGGCATCCGAAGCGGACACGAATTTGAAAAACGCTCAAGCGGATCAAATCTATATAACAATCGGTTCGCTTTCGCCTGGGGAGGTTAAACAAAAGAGATTTCCTGAAATGGAAAATTTCGATTACTCTCAAGATGGCGGCCATTTAGATTTTACCGAACCGGATCTGTCAAACCCTGAAGAATTGAATAGTCCCGTTCAACAGTAA
- a CDS encoding terminase large subunit domain-containing protein — protein MSVDREILESIREAGTKRFSKVKKTDRILYGKEFGKDSLTAFAKYIDPKFEDPLHIKSIIHLLERMEKGEIQRGIINMPPRRGKSQICTRIFPAWFLGRHPDKNVILLSYSDNKAARFGRWVRDCVESNRFSQIFPNTKVRPDMRAAAEWETTSGGLVLSAGLKGGFNGDGADLLIVDDPYKNREEATSETISEKIIENFMSVGETRLSPNAIILIVHTRWLRNDLTGRLIGEDKEVESETF, from the coding sequence ATGTCCGTTGACCGTGAAATTTTAGAGTCGATCCGAGAAGCAGGAACAAAGCGATTTTCGAAAGTAAAGAAAACCGATCGGATATTATACGGCAAAGAATTTGGAAAAGATTCTCTAACAGCATTTGCAAAATATATTGATCCGAAATTTGAAGACCCTCTTCACATCAAATCTATCATTCACCTCCTTGAACGAATGGAGAAAGGAGAAATTCAAAGAGGAATTATAAACATGCCTCCGCGAAGAGGCAAGAGCCAGATTTGCACACGAATCTTTCCTGCTTGGTTCTTAGGAAGGCATCCAGATAAAAACGTAATATTACTTTCCTACTCTGATAACAAGGCCGCGCGTTTTGGTCGTTGGGTTCGTGACTGCGTAGAGTCAAACCGCTTTTCTCAAATATTTCCAAATACGAAAGTTCGCCCGGATATGCGAGCGGCGGCTGAGTGGGAAACGACAAGTGGCGGACTCGTTTTAAGTGCGGGACTCAAAGGAGGTTTTAACGGGGACGGCGCGGACCTTTTGATCGTAGATGATCCGTATAAAAACCGAGAAGAAGCGACGTCCGAAACTATATCCGAAAAAATCATCGAGAACTTCATGTCTGTAGGGGAAACGCGTCTCTCTCCTAACGCAATTATTTTGATCGTTCATACAAGATGGTTACGCAACGACCTTACAGGAAGATTGATTGGTGAAGATAAGGAGGTCGAAAGTGAAACTTTTTGA
- a CDS encoding helix-turn-helix domain-containing protein has translation MAKKNKSQKSNKQNTKQPVTGYTTEGSLFKNIPIKELTQKRSSTLQTNPAIPKDPDDTMTPQQVAALLKRSVRRISYYRREGLLGKFWKFYDGTILYSRVGVEEFFQNRFCEKEES, from the coding sequence ATGGCCAAAAAAAACAAATCGCAGAAATCGAATAAACAAAATACAAAACAACCTGTAACCGGTTACACAACAGAAGGTTCTCTATTCAAAAACATTCCTATCAAAGAGTTAACGCAAAAACGTTCTTCTACGTTACAAACAAATCCAGCGATACCCAAAGATCCAGACGATACCATGACGCCGCAACAAGTCGCCGCTCTGCTCAAACGCAGCGTTCGTAGAATTAGCTATTATCGTCGTGAGGGACTGCTCGGAAAGTTTTGGAAGTTTTACGACGGAACGATTCTGTATTCCAGAGTTGGAGTCGAAGAATTCTTTCAAAATCGATTTTGTGAAAAAGAAGAATCTTAA
- a CDS encoding helix-turn-helix domain-containing protein yields MTQKGKDSIDRLRIILSETGLRQNHLAKKGGVKPTTISAYLNGNRAVGFDFAYAIMKSLGYNPFWVLFGDGDKKIPTEIFSELTQENHDRFEDIERDRVFMRQIDESGMRQEIQRILELSRSDKKLFKIFFDRLFPEKLD; encoded by the coding sequence ATGACACAGAAAGGCAAAGATTCGATCGATAGGCTCCGCATAATTCTGTCCGAGACCGGACTGCGACAAAACCACCTGGCTAAAAAGGGTGGCGTCAAACCAACAACTATAAGCGCCTATCTGAACGGAAACCGCGCCGTAGGTTTTGACTTTGCATATGCAATCATGAAGTCGCTTGGATATAATCCGTTTTGGGTGCTTTTTGGGGATGGCGACAAAAAGATTCCAACTGAAATTTTTTCAGAACTGACCCAGGAGAATCATGATCGATTCGAAGATATTGAAAGAGATCGTGTCTTTATGAGACAGATCGACGAATCCGGAATGAGGCAGGAGATACAAAGAATTTTAGAACTCAGTCGATCCGATAAAAAACTTTTTAAGATTTTTTTCGATCGACTTTTTCCCGAAAAACTTGACTGA
- a CDS encoding phage minor head protein produces the protein MYPLSLELQYSKLWKDEVSRFAKQVNSVILKGVQAYSKEARADSYFFEPVVRLDVSDLRILLGQLKSQYGDFAPRKEFESQIKRNVQMIDAWSRDKTNSFIGKQYESMNSPRAGVVGGDRSAFRVPAIPISQKESTEVWNRVNQMIKEQSSLASNAFREHFDRVQKIVTDGLSKGLKYQDIASQIQNATGISERRAEFWAKDQTGKFFSQQSRFRQTKAGFPGYYWRSQKDSRVRDTHAHVADKFYTWDSPPLVNRKGGLQARLAPGDDYRCRCWAEPSWGPQTNKKQNTKNQVSIPKLILPSTSPTQTIVPISHSINLNLPDPTVHANIQKTISDLDSFLKFPKDRTGIGVHYLSGSMLKTNISGRFNPNANRIELNGSHTFKDTYQSTFVHEFGHMIDYSWIGQPGRYESTSTELSEFKSAVENTELYKRLKKIGMTGKIMLPGIQTVLLNQSQRKLIPYLISQEELFARAVELWTAKKTNSKNLIAQIRKKGNMNFVNHYWDEDDFESVNSALDNIFGKMGYLK, from the coding sequence GTGTATCCTCTAAGTTTAGAGCTTCAATATTCTAAACTGTGGAAAGATGAAGTTTCTCGTTTTGCCAAACAGGTAAACTCTGTAATTTTGAAAGGCGTCCAAGCCTATTCAAAAGAGGCACGTGCCGATAGTTATTTTTTTGAACCCGTTGTTCGATTAGATGTTTCCGATCTTAGAATCTTACTGGGTCAACTAAAAAGTCAATACGGGGACTTTGCTCCTCGAAAAGAATTCGAGTCTCAGATAAAACGAAACGTCCAGATGATTGATGCTTGGTCTCGGGACAAAACAAATTCATTCATTGGCAAACAATATGAAAGTATGAACTCCCCTCGCGCTGGAGTTGTAGGAGGAGATCGATCCGCGTTTCGAGTCCCTGCAATTCCTATTTCTCAAAAAGAGTCTACGGAAGTTTGGAACCGGGTCAATCAGATGATAAAGGAGCAATCGAGTCTTGCCTCCAACGCGTTTCGGGAACATTTTGATCGGGTTCAAAAGATTGTTACGGACGGACTTTCGAAGGGATTAAAATACCAAGACATCGCCTCCCAAATTCAAAACGCTACCGGAATTTCAGAACGCCGAGCCGAGTTTTGGGCGAAAGACCAAACGGGTAAGTTTTTTTCACAACAAAGTCGCTTTAGACAAACAAAAGCAGGGTTTCCCGGATACTATTGGAGAAGTCAAAAAGATTCACGAGTTCGAGATACTCACGCTCATGTAGCAGACAAATTTTATACCTGGGACTCACCCCCTCTTGTAAATCGTAAGGGAGGATTACAGGCTCGGCTTGCGCCGGGTGACGATTATCGTTGTCGCTGCTGGGCGGAACCATCTTGGGGACCACAGACCAACAAAAAACAAAATACGAAGAACCAAGTTTCAATTCCGAAACTCATTCTTCCCTCAACGTCACCGACTCAAACGATCGTTCCGATTTCGCATTCCATAAACTTAAATCTTCCAGATCCGACGGTTCATGCAAACATTCAAAAAACGATTTCCGATTTGGATTCATTTCTAAAATTTCCGAAGGATCGAACAGGCATCGGCGTTCACTATCTGAGCGGCTCTATGTTGAAAACGAATATTTCCGGAAGGTTTAATCCGAATGCAAACCGAATTGAGTTGAATGGTTCCCACACATTCAAAGATACTTATCAGTCAACATTCGTTCATGAGTTCGGACACATGATCGATTACAGTTGGATCGGTCAACCAGGTAGGTATGAAAGCACTTCGACAGAGCTATCTGAATTCAAGTCCGCTGTCGAAAATACGGAGTTATACAAACGACTTAAAAAGATTGGAATGACTGGTAAAATTATGTTGCCCGGAATTCAAACTGTTTTGTTGAATCAGAGTCAGAGAAAATTGATTCCTTATTTGATTTCTCAAGAAGAACTTTTTGCTCGTGCCGTCGAGCTTTGGACTGCAAAAAAAACGAACTCGAAAAATCTCATTGCACAGATTCGAAAAAAAGGTAACATGAATTTTGTGAATCATTATTGGGATGAAGATGATTTTGAATCTGTAAACTCTGCCTTAGATAATATCTTTGGTAAAATGGGATATTTAAAATGA
- a CDS encoding M23 family metallopeptidase has translation MNQILEFLKSASFEVQKHFLNFDAIQQTQNYWNGSPLAGLETKHIGSEAVKASLPVFPPVLEPVFVCPVDEPHITSPFGYRTLNINGKPSKQFHLGIDLGGERKIKIPEDCIIKTVLQRDEKYPVRFHYEKGTWIDLIRTGKIPRGRAWTPYIIAIGVHTKNQYKFKHIDSYVLVGQNVKAGTVIGTSGNLGYSMGPHLHFEVWPWNEKTKSWPTPMDPAKFLKSKNLI, from the coding sequence ATGAATCAAATATTAGAATTTTTAAAATCCGCTTCTTTTGAGGTTCAAAAACATTTTCTGAACTTCGATGCGATCCAGCAGACACAAAACTATTGGAATGGTTCCCCACTTGCTGGATTAGAAACGAAACACATAGGATCGGAAGCAGTCAAGGCGAGCTTACCCGTATTCCCTCCGGTTCTCGAACCGGTTTTCGTCTGTCCGGTAGACGAGCCTCATATAACATCTCCGTTCGGTTATAGAACGCTGAACATCAACGGAAAACCCTCGAAACAGTTTCATCTCGGAATCGACTTAGGAGGCGAAAGAAAAATCAAAATTCCCGAGGACTGCATTATCAAAACCGTTCTCCAAAGAGACGAAAAATATCCGGTCCGATTTCATTATGAAAAAGGAACTTGGATCGATTTGATCAGAACAGGGAAGATTCCGCGTGGTAGAGCTTGGACACCGTATATTATCGCAATCGGAGTCCATACTAAAAATCAATACAAGTTCAAGCACATCGATTCCTACGTATTGGTCGGACAGAATGTCAAGGCTGGAACTGTGATCGGAACGAGCGGAAATCTCGGCTATTCGATGGGACCTCATTTGCATTTCGAAGTCTGGCCTTGGAATGAAAAAACGAAATCTTGGCCTACGCCTATGGACCCGGCTAAGTTTTTAAAATCAAAAAATCTAATATAA
- a CDS encoding DDE-type integrase/transposase/recombinase has product MKQLDPDLFYEFYSAWKEAPSKFSKGEMMRKAASAFGLSEDAIRRRFEKYNIGSELAIVAGEKKGKRKSNLNPERMDLRETEAKIIAEIVYSNLSGKEPKPISMKLALRRARNSGQIQLPWTESTANRWLNRLGLGRHEMRSPEASRHWKEPYSNATHMVDASVASRYYLNPRGKIEQRWFLDDKDEETAMLKDSLIKVWVYALVDVFSKVFFVWAYGGKAITPGAKHRGENATDYLDFFKRAWLPKTDRRNPFEGISEFVYSDEGSGLKGSRSTLKRLGTKLIMHRPGVPKAKGPVERRIGVFKNIVEPAIDGKRFKDLEEFNDFLTLYTIHENQISGRFDLWLEGTKEKPVKRITEQNFYDATVTFDKRVVNNYGCIEYRNHSYGVALDLVGQNVTLFRDRDGNLVAEDKLGNLYICNPDGARSISQHTGFQTQSSDTWLKTDRMRLRDEIREGAKKQRKIFTIDDLFPQSELENLRYFPANAVPVETPATMAPSEFTDVESAWSYIERRLLIYRSEMPVDLFEAVQARLDSSLALKGSITNQEIYELLNILNNIDFESNDSKESAE; this is encoded by the coding sequence GTGAAACAATTAGATCCAGATTTGTTTTACGAATTTTATTCGGCCTGGAAAGAGGCGCCGTCGAAATTTTCCAAAGGCGAAATGATGCGCAAAGCCGCGTCGGCCTTTGGATTGTCGGAAGACGCAATTCGCAGAAGATTCGAAAAATATAATATTGGATCGGAATTGGCTATTGTTGCGGGCGAGAAAAAAGGAAAGCGAAAATCAAATCTAAACCCGGAGCGGATGGATCTGCGGGAAACCGAAGCGAAGATCATTGCGGAAATTGTTTACTCAAATCTGTCCGGCAAAGAACCAAAACCGATCTCGATGAAACTCGCTCTAAGACGAGCGCGTAACAGCGGACAGATTCAACTTCCCTGGACGGAGTCTACCGCAAACCGGTGGCTGAATCGTCTCGGTTTAGGCAGACACGAAATGCGATCACCGGAAGCGTCTCGACATTGGAAAGAACCATACTCCAACGCGACTCACATGGTAGATGCTTCCGTTGCAAGTCGATACTACCTAAATCCACGAGGAAAAATCGAACAGCGTTGGTTCTTGGATGATAAGGACGAAGAGACCGCAATGCTAAAAGATAGCCTCATTAAGGTTTGGGTTTACGCACTGGTTGATGTTTTTTCAAAAGTTTTCTTTGTATGGGCGTATGGCGGGAAAGCCATAACCCCAGGAGCAAAACATCGAGGAGAAAACGCAACAGATTATCTCGACTTTTTCAAACGCGCTTGGTTACCAAAAACAGATCGTCGAAATCCATTCGAAGGTATTTCTGAATTCGTTTACTCCGACGAAGGTTCTGGCTTAAAGGGATCACGATCCACGTTAAAACGATTAGGAACAAAACTAATCATGCACAGGCCGGGCGTTCCCAAGGCAAAGGGGCCCGTGGAACGTCGAATCGGCGTTTTTAAAAATATTGTAGAACCCGCAATCGACGGGAAACGATTCAAGGACTTGGAGGAATTCAACGATTTTCTAACGTTATATACCATTCACGAAAATCAAATCAGTGGGAGATTTGATCTTTGGTTGGAAGGAACAAAAGAAAAGCCGGTCAAGCGAATCACAGAACAAAATTTTTACGACGCTACGGTTACATTCGACAAACGAGTCGTAAACAACTACGGCTGTATCGAATACCGAAACCATTCTTACGGAGTCGCCTTGGATCTGGTAGGGCAAAACGTCACTCTATTCAGGGATCGCGACGGCAACCTCGTAGCAGAAGATAAATTAGGAAATCTGTATATCTGCAATCCGGACGGAGCGAGAAGCATATCGCAACATACGGGATTCCAAACGCAATCATCAGACACATGGCTGAAAACCGATCGGATGAGGCTGCGAGACGAAATCCGTGAGGGTGCCAAGAAACAGCGGAAAATCTTTACGATCGACGACCTCTTTCCTCAATCCGAGTTGGAAAATCTTAGATACTTTCCGGCGAACGCTGTCCCTGTTGAAACACCCGCAACGATGGCACCGAGCGAGTTCACCGATGTAGAATCGGCGTGGAGTTATATCGAACGACGACTTTTAATCTACCGTTCCGAAATGCCAGTGGACCTCTTCGAAGCCGTTCAAGCGCGGCTTGATTCGAGTCTTGCCCTCAAAGGCTCGATCACAAACCAAGAAATATACGAACTTTTGAATATTCTAAATAACATTGATTTTGAATCTAACGATTCTAAGGAGAGCGCGGAATGA